A genomic window from Elaeis guineensis isolate ETL-2024a chromosome 3, EG11, whole genome shotgun sequence includes:
- the LOC105040579 gene encoding protein BZR1 homolog 3: MTSGTRLPTWKERENNKRRERRRRAIAAKIYAGLRMYGNYKLPKHCDNNEVLKALCNEAGWTVESDGTTYRKGCNPPPAERMDVVGCSVSPSPCSSYQPSPRASYNPSPASSSFPSPASSSYITNANNAISVADGKSLIPWLKNLSSVSSGSASKFPQHHLYMHGGSISAPVTPPLSSPTARTPRFKTDWDDQAARPSWASASYTSIANSTPPSPGRQVISDPAWLAGIHLPTGGPSSPTFSLVSSNPFGFFKEVIAVGGSSRMLTPGQSGTCSPVMPGGSGHVDVQMSDGVSDEFAFGSSSSNRHHPPAGLVRAWEGERIHEECGSDELELTLGSSRTRADA, translated from the exons ATGACGTCTGGGACGAGGCTTCCGACATGGAAGGAGAGGGAAAACAACAAGCGGAGGGAGAGGAGGCGGCGGGCGATCGCGGCGAAGATCTACGCCGGGCTCCGGATGTACGGCAACTACAAGCTGCCGAAGCACTGCGACAACAACGAGGTCCTCAAGGCCCTTTGCAACGAGGCCGGTTGGACCGTCGAGTCCGACGGCACCACCTACCGCAAG GGATGCAACCCACCACCTGCGGAGCGCATGGATGTAGTAGGGTGCTCTGTTTCTCCAAGTCCATGCTCTTCATATCAGCCAAGCCCACGTGCGTCGTATAACCCTAGCCCTGCCTCATCGTCTTTCCCAAGCCCTGCATCCTCATCCTACATAACAAATGCCAACAATGCTATCAGTGTTGCTGATGGCAAGTCCCTAATCCCATGGCTCAAGAATCTCTCCTCGGTCTCCTCTGGCTCCGCATCCAAGTTCCCACAACACCATCTCTATATGCATGGTGGTTCCATTAGTGCTCCAGTGACCCCTCCTTTGAGTTCTCCTACTGCTCGTACACCTCGCTTTAAGACTGACTGGGATGATCAAGCTGCCCGGCCATCTTGGGCCAGTGCAAGTTATACCTCCATAGCAAATTCCACTCCACCAAGCCCTGGCCGTCAGGTTATTTCTGATCCTGCATGGCTTGCTGGAATCCATCTTCCCACTGGAGGTCCATCGTCACCCACTTTCAGCCTTGTGTCATCAAATCCATTCGGCTTCTTCAAGGAGGTGATAGCAGTTGGGGGATCTTCAAGAATGTTGACACCAGGGCAGAGCGGCACATGTTCCCCAGTCATGCCAGGTGGGTCTGGCCATGTAGATGTTCAGATGTCGGATGGCGTATCTGACGAGTTTGCATTTGGCAGCAGCAGCAGTAACAGGCATCATCCACCAGCAGGATTGGTGAGGGCATGGGAGGGAGAGAGGATCCATGAGGAGTGTGGTTCAGATGAGCTGGAGCTCACTCTTGGGAGCTCGAGGACCAGAGCTGATGCCTGA
- the LOC105040578 gene encoding uncharacterized protein, translating into MAETKKFYPVIESDEPGASEIDGVLEPSEATESRVSVLPRRGVENPPSSPQIPGSMVHGNSNLPPMYDKPQSPELLQDSNCGTDATRDSLDRKSGKYFYYESPFYEETGIWIPVSVPPMSESDREEWHRGFSSNGGYFPEGEISWDQFITEDKEMTLWDVVSEMLLVAQGKLRTLNPGELRNCRMSWLSTHLLEDAWKEMAHTLTEANFGSAQELLETEPPKWLADSVATACMLCNIRFHPIMCTRHHCRFCGGIFCNDCSKGRSLLPPKFRTADPQRVCDVCCVRLESVQPYLMDQVSRASQLPTHDLTDLSTLRSWLNFPWGRTMEYEIYKAANTIRGYNKVNLIFSCGLLKPEKSIPDAILNQAKGLAILTIVKVGLMVTYKIGTGLVIARREDGSWSPPSAICSFGVGWGAQAGGELTDFIIVLRTKEAVKTFSGNTHLSVGAGISASAGIVGRAAEADLRAGDGGYAACYTYSCSKGAFVGCALNGSIVTTRSSENSRFYGGSVKASDILLGSMPRPPAAALLYRALSDLYQKLEK; encoded by the exons ATGGCGGAGACCAAGAAGTTCTACCCCGTGATCGAGAGCGATGAGCCCGGGGCGTCGGAGATCGACGGGGTTCTTGAGCCATCGGAAGCGACGGAGTCTAGGGTTTCCGTTCTTCCTAGACGAGGGGTGGAGAATCCCCCTTCGTCCCCCCAG ATTCCTGGTTCAATGGTGCATGGCAACAGTAATTTGCCTCCAATGTACGACAAACCCCAAAGTCCAGAACTGCTTCAAGATTCTAATTGTGGTACTGATGCAACTAGAGATTCTCTAGACCGGAAATCAGGCAAAtacttctattatgagtccccaTTCTATGAAGAAACTGGCATTTGGATACCTGTTTCTGTCCCACCCATGTCAGAAAGTGACCGTGAGGAATGGCATAGGGGTTTCAGTTCCAACGGTGGATACTTCCCTGAAGGGGAAATCAGTTGGGACCAATTTATCACAGAAGACAAGGAGATGACCTTGTGGGATGTGGTTTCCGAGATGCTTCTTGTGGCCCAGGGCAAACTGAGAACGCTCAACCCAGGTGAGCTACGGAATTGCAGGATGTCTTGGTTATCAACGCACCTCCTTGAAGATGCTTGGAAAGAAATGGCCCACACTCTCACAGAGGCCAATTTTGGGAGCGCACAGGAACTTCTTGAAACAGAACCTCCGAAGTGGTTGGCAGACAGTGTTGCAACTGCATGCATGCTTTGTAACATACGTTTTCATCCGATCATGTGTACTCGGCATCATTGCCGGTTTTGTGGTGGGATATTTTGCAATGATTGTTCAAAAGGCAGGAGCTTGTTGCCTCCGAAGTTCAGAACTGCAGATCCCCAACGGGTCTGTGATGTCTGTTGTGTCCGACTAGAGTCTGTTCAGCCTTACTTAATGGATCAGGTGAGTCGTGCTTCACAGCTTCCAACCCATGACTTGACAGACCTCAGCACCCTGAGATCGTGGTTAAATTTCCCATGGGGACGTACAATGGAGTATGAGATTTACAAGGCAGCTAATACAATACGTGGCTACAACAAGGTAAACCTTATTTTCTCAT GTGGGTTACTGAAGCCTGAGAAGTCCATCCCAGATGCTATTCTAAATCAAGCAAAAGGCCTTGCAATACTTACTATTGTAAAGGTTGGATTAATGGTCACTTACAAAATTGGGACTGGGCTGGTCATTGCTCGAAGAGAGGATGGTTCCTGGTCTCCTCCCTCTGCTATTTGTTCATTTGGTGTTGGATGGGGAGCACAG GCAGGGGGGGAGTTAACTGACTTTATAATTGTGCTGAGGACGAAGGAAGCTGTTAAAACCTTTAGTGGAAATACACATTTGTCAGTAGGGGCTGGCATCAGTGCATCTGCTGGCATTGTTGGACGGGCAGCTGAGGCTGATTTACGTGCAGGTGATGGTGGTTATGCTGCATGCTACACATACAGCTGCAGTAAGG GTGCATTTGTGGGTTGTGCGCTCAATGGAAGCATAGTCACTACAAGAAGTTCTGAAAATTCTCGTTTTTACGGTGGTTCAGTCAAGGCATCAGATATCCTTCTTGGATCCATGCCAAGGCCACCTGCAGCAGCTCTTCTCTATCGTGCTCTGTCTGATCTATACCAGAAGCTGGAGAAATAA
- the LOC105041467 gene encoding LOW QUALITY PROTEIN: uncharacterized protein (The sequence of the model RefSeq protein was modified relative to this genomic sequence to represent the inferred CDS: inserted 2 bases in 2 codons; deleted 1 base in 1 codon): MGQLQLMDINAIWLWKKYMNQRKTAKAIIISKNSEKKGACFLPTVATKRNSNFITFHDRCAHVHRPSPFKPSNSGNLLLSPLHPSLPQRRRRRTKRRPPPAVENGLQNPTKFAKSTPKSTRRRRKKPXPLKSLIATPSAVAASIDRSFRSCRRRLIKIFTCFGILGTPKSRKHGFRRLKTVPHDDPGPPAPPTPLPPPSFPGRKTVILDLDETLVHAKTDPPPERYDFTVHPVIDGQILTFYVLKRPGVDELLKEAAKAFEVVVFTAGLREYASLVLDHLDPGGEIISHRLYRDSCKEMEGKFVKDXSVMGRDLDRVVIVDDNPNAYAFQPENAVPVAPFINDLGDRELQKVIKFLEVAPLFDDTRDAILHISQIMRIRNPRFELGLLYFGFLILRDGLTSR, encoded by the exons TAATCTCCAAAAATTCCGAAAAAAAGGGGGCATGCTTTCTCCCGACCGTTGCAACCAAGCGAAATTCAAATTTCATAACCTTCCATGACCGTTGCGCCCACGTCCATCGTCCATCTCCCTTCAAACCGAGTAATAGTGGCAATCTCCTCCTCTCTCCCCTTCACCCATctctccctcaaagaagaagaagaagaactaaACGGAGACCACCACCTGCTGTCGAGAATGGTCTCCAAAACCCCACAAAATTCGCCAAGTCCACCCCCAAATCCACCCGCCGCCGCCGCAAGAAGC TCCCCCTGAAGTCCCTCATCGCCACCCCCTCGGCCGTCGCTGCGTCGATCGACCGCTCTTTCCGCTCCTGCCGCCGCCGCCTCATCAAGATCTTCACCTGCTTCGGCATTCTTGGAACCCCCAAATCCCGCAAGCACGGCTTCCGCCGCCTAAAGACCGTCCCCCACGACGACCCCGGCCCTCCCGCCCCCCCTACACCCCTTCCCCCGCCCTCATTCCCTGGAAGAAAGACGGTCATTCTGGACCTCGACGAGACCCTGGTCCATGCCAAGACCGACCCCCCTCCCGAGAGGTACGACTTCACCGTCCACCCCGTAATCGACGGCCAGATCCTCACCTTCTATGTTCTGAAGCGCCCGGGGGTCGATGAGCTGCTCAAAGAGGCCGCCAAGGCATTCGAGGTCGTCGTCTTCACCGCGGGGCTCAGGGAGTACGCGTCCCTCGTGCTCGACCATCTCGACCCAGGAGGAGAGATCATATCCCACCGCCTCTACAGGGATTCCTGCAAGGAGATGGAGGGGAAGTTTGTGAAGG CTTCGGTGATGGGGAGGGATTTAGATCGGGTGGTCATTGTGGATGACAACCCCAATGCTTACGCGTTCCAGCCGGAGAATGCGGTCCCGGTGGCCCCTTTTATCAATGATCTTGGGGATAGAGAGCTTCAGAAGGTGATCAAGTTCTTGGAGGTTGCTCCTCTTTTCGACGATACGCGGGATGCCATCTTACAC ATCTCTCAGATAATGCGAATCAGAAATCCCAGATTTGAGTTGGGTCTTCTTTACTTTGGTTTCTTGATACTTAGAGATGGATTGACTTCAAGATAG